The Xiphophorus hellerii strain 12219 chromosome 5, Xiphophorus_hellerii-4.1, whole genome shotgun sequence genome window below encodes:
- the LOC116719565 gene encoding perforin-1-like, giving the protein MLPDSTSALLLLIVLLVHPSLPTCRIGTQSECDAAPFVPGHNLVGEGYDIVTLQRKGAHVIDVKTYLSPSKTCKLCTNPIQSHAYQKRPYSVASWGASPCNPDIISSYHTSVSSLIKTYTSQDTNDWTFGLEIEKVLFDNFDVGGTGSNAYKFTSQQSKEDRYTFSTHSVTCSHYEFILSPTPPLSVEFKKQLDILPSHYDSSTKNEYRNLINTYGTHYFRLVDLGGRLRRLISSRSCLSSLDGLTSSEIHSCLSMGVAVGLGKLEISSVQKSCISVLQSQDSATNFSSGLHQHHSEVSGGDGWLGEFSISKSDSTAYMNWLKSLIEHPDVVSFSLRPLYQLVPSKLQQAGMKAAIEEYLKDNAVKKSLQEPDCEGSTLSSKMV; this is encoded by the exons ATGCTGCCCGATTCAACTTCAGCTCTTCTTCTACTAATCGTCCTCCTCGTTCACCCCTCCCTTCCGACCTGTCGGATCGGGACCCAAAGCGAGTGTGATGCTGCTCCTTTTGTACCAGGCCACAACCTGGTGGGGGAAGGTTATGATATAGTTACACTGCAAAGAAAAGGAGCTCATGTGATTGATGTGAAGACTTATCTGAGCCCCAGCAAAACCTGTAAACTCTGCACCAACCCTATTCAAAGCCATGCCTACCAAAAA cGTCCATATTCTGTTGCTTCCTGGGGTGCCAGTCCATGCAATCCTGACATCATCAGCAGTTATCACACCTCTGTTAG CTCTCTGATTAAGACTTACACATCCCAAGACACCAATGATTGGACG TTTGGCTTGGAAattgaaaaggttttgtttgACAACTTCGATGTGGGAGGAACCGGCTCCAACGCCTACAAATTCACTTCACAACAGAGCAAAGAGGACCGCTACACTTTCAGCACACACAGTGTCACCTGCAGCCATTATGA ATTTATATTATCACCCACACCTCCCTTAAGCGTAGAGTTCAAAAAGCAGTTAGACATCCTGCCAAGTCACTATGACTCTTCTACTAAGAATGAGTATAGAAATCTCATAAACACCTATGGCACACACTACTTCAGACTG GTTGATCTTGGAGGGCGACTGAGACGACTGATATCTTCACGAAGCTGTTTGTCTTCCCTGGATGGATTAACCTCAAGTGAG ATCCACTCCTGTTTATCTATGGGTGTTGCTGTTGGCTTGGGGAAGTTGGAAATCTCTAGTGTCCAGAAGTCTTGCATTAGTGTCCTACAAAGCCAGGACTCTGCCACTAACTTCAGCTCTGGTCTTCACCAACACCACTCAGAGGTGTCAGGAGGAGATGGTTGGTTGGGGGAGTTTTCAATTTCCAAAAGTGATTCCACAGCCTACATGAACTGGCTAAAGAGCCTGATAGAACATCCAGATGTTGTTTCGTTCTCCCTTCGACCTCTCTATCAGCTCGTGCCAAGCAAACTTCAACAGGCAGGGATGAAAGCTGCTATTGAGGAGTATTTGAAGGACAATGCTGTGAAGAAATCACTCCAAGAGCCAGACTGTGAGGGCTCTACTCTGTCGTCAAAAATGGTATAG
- the LOC116719514 gene encoding perforin-1-like — protein MLPDSTSALLLLSVLLVHSSVLSCLIGTQRECDAARFVPGHKMVGEGFDIVTLQRKRAHVIDVKTYLNERETCILCSNPLQNHAYQKLPSSVVDWSASSQCSADIISSYHTSVSSLIKTYTSQDTNDWTFGLKVQMFELVGSNAYKFAKQQSKEDRYTLSTHSVTCNHYKFVLSPTPPLSVEFKKQLDILPSHYDSSTMNEYRNLINTYGTHYFRLVDLGGRLRRLISSRSCLSTLNGLTSSEIHSCLSMGVAVGLGKMKISHVPKSCMGVLLNQDSATNFSSGLHQHHSEVSGGDGWLGEFSIYKNDSTAYMNWLKSLIEHPDVVSFSLRPLYQLVPSKLQQAGVKAAIEQYLKDTAVKKLPQEPHCETTTPNLSSDCCPLHASRGNLSVTIVRGWNLYGDVIGKTDGYAKMFYGSISHQTQVIVSNDPQWNAEFDLGKVDTSLALKIEVWDQDVFYDDRLGRCEKYLIPGTHTFTCKATRGGIEVKYTLTCDPHLTGEKCSLYKPSPLVTGNW, from the exons ATGCTGCCCGATTCAACTTCAGCTCTTCTTCTCCTGAGCGTCCTCCTTGTTCACTCCTCTGTTCTGTCCTGTCTTATCGGGACCCAAAGAGAGTGTGATGCTGCTCGTTTTGTACCAGGCCACAAGATGGTGGGGGAAGGTTTTGATATAGTCACACTGCAAAGAAAAAGAGCTCATGTGATTGATGTGAAGACTTACCTGAACGAAAGAGAAACCTGCATTCTCTGCTCCAACCCTCTTCAAAACCATGCCTACCAAAAA cTTCCATCATCTGTTGTGGACTGGAGTGCCAGCAGTCAATGCAGTGCTGACATCATCAGCAGTTATCACACCTCTGTTAG CTCTCTGATTAAGACTTACACATCCCAAGACACCAATGATTGGACG TTTGGCTTGAAGGTTCAAATGTTTGAACTTGTAGGCTCCAACGCCTACAAGTTTGCTAAACAACAGAGCAAAGAGGACCGCTACACTCTGAGCACACACAGTGTCACCTGCAACCACTATAA ATTTGTATTATCACCCACACCTCCCTTAAGCGTAGAGTTCAAAAAGCAGTTAGACATCCTGCCAAGTCACTATGACTCTTCTACTATGAATGAGTATAGAAATCTCATAAACACCTATGGCACACACTACTTCAGACTG GTTGATCTTGGAGGGCGACTGAGACGACTGATATCTTCACGAAGCTGTTTGTCCACCCTGAATGGATTAACCTCAAGTGAG ATCCACTCCTGTTTATCTATGGGTGTTGCTGTTGGCTTGGGGAAGATGAAAATCTCTCATGTCCCGAAGTCTTGCATGGGTGTCCTACTAAACCAGGACTCTGCCACTAACTTCAGCTCTGGTCTTCACCAACACCACTCAGAGGTGTCAGGAGGAGATGGTTGGTTGGGGGAGTTTTCAATTTACAAAAATGATTCCACAGCCTACATGAACTGGCTAAAGAGCCTGATAGAACATCCAGATGTTGTTTCGTTCTCCCTTCGACCTCTCTATCAGCTCGTGCCAAGCAAGCTTCAACAGGCAGGGGTGAAAGCTGCTATTGAGCAGTATTTGAAGGACACTGCTGTGAAGAAATTACCCCAAGAACCACACTGTGAGACCACCACTCCTAATTTGTCCTCTGACTGCTGCCCTCTGCACGCCTCAAGGGGAAATCTATCAGTGACCATTGTTCGAGGCTGGAATCTATACGGAGATGTGATTGGAAAGACTGACGG CTATGCCAAAATGTTCTATGGTTCCATATCCCACCAGACCCAAGTGATTGTATCCAATGATCCTCAGTGGAACGCTGAGTTTGATTTGGGCAAG GTGGACACAAGCCTGGCTCTGAAGATTGAGGTTTGGGATCAAGACGTTTTCTATGACGACCGTCTCGGACGTTGCGAGAAGTACCTGATCCCGGGCACTCACACTTTCACGTGCAAAGCAACGAGAGGAGGCATTGAGGTTAAATACACGCTGACCTGTGACCCGCATCTGACTGGAGAAAAGTGCAGCCTTTATAAACCATCTCCTTTAGTTACAGGAAATTGGTGA